The DNA segment TCCCTGCGAAAGACACGATCAGGCCCGGTGCGCAGACTCCACACGCGATACCAGACGAACTCCTCGCCCTGGTACCGGCCGATGCCGAGATGCCAGCCGGAGCGCTCCTTGTCGGGTTGCCAGCGCAACGCGACACTGACCCCGCCGTGCTTGCGCATCTGAACCCAGCGCAGCGAGTACCACAGCGCGACGGCGAGCAGCACGAGCAGGAGGGCGAGGACCAGAAGTGCGATGTCCATGGCC comes from the Prauserella marina genome and includes:
- a CDS encoding DUF2550 domain-containing protein, with translation MDIALLVLALLLVLLAVALWYSLRWVQMRKHGGVSVALRWQPDKERSGWHLGIGRYQGEEFVWYRVWSLRTGPDRVFRRENLEIADRREPIGTESYAVPAGSTVLRCESDRQEAIEIAMGPGALTGFLSWLESAPPGRRVPRAG